The nucleotide window GCTGAGTTTTGACACTGTGCTTGTGGCGGCATCGCCTGAAAACCACTGGCCGTAATCCCCCCCTGTAACCCTGTTCAAACGTTCAACATCTGCGCGGTTATCCCATTAACTGCTGATCCAATACATCTTTCATCAGTTTTTCAAAATCTGACTGTGGGTAATAACCCAGCGCCTCGGCGGCAGCTCCCAGTGAGCAGTTTTTTATATGTGCCTGATGAACAATAGCGGAAGCGACATCGTAGCCTATCTGTGGAGCCAGCAAGGTGATGGTTGAAAGGTTATGGGTCATATTCGATGCAATCTGCTGCTGATTCAGCGACAGACCCGCCACACAGTTACGCGCGAATGAGTTCATCGCATCGGCCAACAATTCGATGCTTTCCATCAGGTTGTGAACAATCACCGGGCGACAGGTGTTCAGCTGCAACTGCCCCTGACTTGCCGCCATGGATACGGTCAGATCGTTGCCGAACACCTGCAGGCACACCATGCTCAGCGCTTCACACTGGGTTGGGTTGACCTTGCCCGGCATGATCGAGCTACCGGGCTCATTAGCGGGCAACTGCCACTCATTCAGACCGCAGCGGGGACCGCTCCCCAGCAGGCGAAAATCATTGGCCAGTTTAAGCAATGCTGCGGCTAGCTGTTTCAGTGCAGCACTGAAACGCAGTGAATCATCCTCCCCGGAGACCGCAGCATAAAGATTTTCATGACGGCTGAAAGGCAACCCATAACGCTGCGCCAGACCCGCAGCAACATCGGCCCCAAAGCTATCCGGCGCATTACTACCCGAGCCGACTGCGGTGCCGCCTATGGCCAGCTTATAAATACCCTTGAGGCTCTCGTTAATCGCCTCTCTGGCCGCTTTCAACTGACTTATCTGGGCCGACAACTCTGCTCCGACGGTTACCGGCAGGGCATCCATAAGGTGGGTACGCCCCACGGTATAGGTAGCGGCAAACTCTGTTTGTTTGTTACTCAGGGTCTGGGTCAGATGATCCAGTGCAGGCAAGAGTTCATCGTGGCTTTGCTGGGCCACCGCCAGATGCATCGCGGTCGGAAACACATCATTAGAAGACTGGGACATGTTGACATGATCATTGGGATGGATTGGCGTCGGTGCTTCACTTTTTTGTCCCGCAGGCTGCAACAATGCATTAGCCAGTGACGTGATCACCTCATTCACATTCATATTGGTCTGAGTGCCGGAGCCGGTTTGCCACACCCGCAACGGAAACTGGTCACGATGGTTACCGGCCAGCAGATCATCACTGGCCCTTAATATGACATCATAGTGACCGGCTGAGAGAAGCCCCTGACGATGATTAACATCCGCACAAACCCGTTTTATGTTCACCAGGGCATCGATAAACCGCGCGGCAAAACGTTGATTACCAATGTTAAAGTTGATCAGGGAGCGCTGTGTCTGCACGCCCCAAAGCGCACCTTCATCGACGGTGACCGGCGCAAAATAGCCCCCGCTCCGGGAGGCTTTACCGCGGTGTTGTTTTGCAGAACTAACAGACTCTTTGGCAGTACTTTTAATACTATTTTGAGTATCGCTTTTTTTCATGACCCCTCGCCTCGCGGTATTAGCAGAGGCAGCGTCAGAACCGGTCGCCAGCGATACAATCGCCGCATCGGTAGCGTATCAAGTATTCACTTAAAACACTCAACTCCGGGGGCTGAAATGATTGCCTCCGCTGGTTAAACCATAGACTAAACAGCAGCAGTTCACTACTTAATGGCATGAGTGATGAATTTCTGAATCGCATCGTTGTCTTGCGGATGAGCGATCGCGGGACTGATCAGCTCAGGCTTTAGCAGATAGCCTTTTTCTATAAGCCCGCTGATTACCGATAAGTGCTCAATTGAAACTTTACCCGCCAGAAGATTATTAAAATCAGGACGGCTTTCGTAGGCATTGAGCATCTGGTGCAACCCCTGCAGATAAAGATAATCTTTTGTAAAGCCGCCACCCCGATAGACCCGGGCGGTAATGGTGAAGGCCTGATCATCGGCAACATCATGCTGTTCTTTTAGAAACAGGAAGGTTTTTTTGAAGTCGCTTTCCTCGATCATCGATTCAACCGCCAGCACCCTTAAAGCAAGTACTTTTAACCGGGGCAGCGTCATACATCCGGCAAGATATTCGCTGAGTATCGCCAGGCCCTCCTGGGTCATGGTATTGACCGGGCACCCCATCGACAGAATTTTCAACGGCTGATTACGGGCATTCAGGGTGGTGACCAGATGCACCCCCAGCTCATGATGCGCCAGTGCATCCACCTCCGTTTCTGATGCCTGGGCAGTGCTGTTTACCTTCACGGTGGTGCCGGACACCAGCGCATTGGCGATCATGCTGTCGTCCAGCTTTATCTGATACTGATAGCCTTCCGCCCGGGCAAATTTCTCCAGCCGGGCGACAATCTCATCAGCGCACAGGATCGCATCTCGGTTCGGTTCAATATCCGGCAGATGCAGAATGAAGTTA belongs to Amphritea atlantica and includes:
- a CDS encoding class II fumarate hydratase, whose translation is MKKSDTQNSIKSTAKESVSSAKQHRGKASRSGGYFAPVTVDEGALWGVQTQRSLINFNIGNQRFAARFIDALVNIKRVCADVNHRQGLLSAGHYDVILRASDDLLAGNHRDQFPLRVWQTGSGTQTNMNVNEVITSLANALLQPAGQKSEAPTPIHPNDHVNMSQSSNDVFPTAMHLAVAQQSHDELLPALDHLTQTLSNKQTEFAATYTVGRTHLMDALPVTVGAELSAQISQLKAAREAINESLKGIYKLAIGGTAVGSGSNAPDSFGADVAAGLAQRYGLPFSRHENLYAAVSGEDDSLRFSAALKQLAAALLKLANDFRLLGSGPRCGLNEWQLPANEPGSSIMPGKVNPTQCEALSMVCLQVFGNDLTVSMAASQGQLQLNTCRPVIVHNLMESIELLADAMNSFARNCVAGLSLNQQQIASNMTHNLSTITLLAPQIGYDVASAIVHQAHIKNCSLGAAAEALGYYPQSDFEKLMKDVLDQQLMG
- a CDS encoding flavohemoglobin expression-modulating QEGLA motif protein: MSSAELITAPLRSLDNELYELVKGINIIESVSPLNYRLEKAAFFESSFSRNPEFVYSTQKVDSFCLKRSLFNLPVDKLAEAELSQLYSDVIESHVDKIDQYKSIGTPDFLYESFRYYGEPSEKDIRNANFILHLPDIEPNRDAILCADEIVARLEKFARAEGYQYQIKLDDSMIANALVSGTTVKVNSTAQASETEVDALAHHELGVHLVTTLNARNQPLKILSMGCPVNTMTQEGLAILSEYLAGCMTLPRLKVLALRVLAVESMIEESDFKKTFLFLKEQHDVADDQAFTITARVYRGGGFTKDYLYLQGLHQMLNAYESRPDFNNLLAGKVSIEHLSVISGLIEKGYLLKPELISPAIAHPQDNDAIQKFITHAIK